The proteins below are encoded in one region of Fimbriimonadaceae bacterium:
- the gluQRS gene encoding tRNA glutamyl-Q(34) synthetase GluQRS — protein sequence MRSRFAPSPTGLLHLGHAYSAWFAREHGDQFLLRIEDIDPTRCRPEFTDAIYEDLAWLGFTWETPARVQSEHLDDYRAALGRLQELGTVYRCFCTRRDIAEAASAAHGTPATGYPGTCRDLPAEDSERRAEAGAPFAWRLDVVMATGLTGSLSWSDRATGVHPVALTASDDFVVARRETPTSYHLSVVVDDALQGVTLVTRGIDLAESTPHQRLLQALLGCPEPEYWHHRLLLGRDGQRLAKRDKSVTLRALRESRFGDDLARIARPGAWDADLERALLEIG from the coding sequence TTGAGGTCTCGCTTCGCCCCTTCGCCGACCGGCCTGCTCCACCTGGGCCACGCGTACTCCGCGTGGTTCGCCCGGGAGCATGGCGACCAGTTCCTCCTACGGATCGAGGACATTGACCCGACCCGCTGCCGACCGGAGTTCACGGACGCCATCTACGAAGACCTCGCCTGGCTAGGGTTCACCTGGGAGACACCGGCACGGGTCCAGAGCGAGCATCTTGACGACTATCGTGCGGCGCTTGGGCGGCTCCAGGAGCTTGGAACCGTCTACCGGTGCTTCTGTACCCGGCGCGACATCGCCGAAGCGGCTTCGGCCGCGCACGGCACGCCGGCCACGGGCTATCCCGGCACCTGCCGCGACCTGCCCGCCGAGGATTCGGAGCGCAGGGCGGAAGCGGGGGCCCCCTTCGCGTGGAGGCTCGATGTCGTCATGGCAACGGGCCTGACGGGAAGCCTTTCCTGGTCCGACCGTGCGACGGGGGTCCACCCGGTCGCACTGACCGCAAGCGACGACTTCGTCGTGGCCCGTCGGGAGACCCCGACCAGCTACCACCTCAGCGTAGTCGTGGACGACGCGCTGCAAGGGGTGACGCTGGTCACGCGGGGGATCGACCTCGCCGAATCCACGCCCCACCAGCGTCTGCTGCAGGCGTTGCTCGGCTGTCCAGAGCCCGAATACTGGCACCATCGTCTCCTACTCGGCCGCGATGGCCAGCGGCTGGCGAAGCGCGACAAGTCGGTCACCCTCCGCGCCCTGCGCGAGTCGCGGTTCGGCGACGACCTGGCACGGATCGCGCGGCCGGGCGCTTGGGACGCCGACCTAGAGCGGGCCCTACTCGAGATCGGTTAG
- a CDS encoding nucleotide sugar dehydrogenase, which translates to MAETLAPAAALHQSLVQKIQDKTAIVGVVGLGYVGLPFAVEKAKVGFRVVGIEQNPARADKVNRGENYIGDVHDHELTECVEKGLITATTDFSGVAEMDVVVVCVPTPLNKNLAPDLQYVESVTREIAKHLRPGQLVSLESTTYPGTCEEVMLPILEQSGLKVEEDFYLAHSPERVDPGNKRYTTKNTHKVVGGVGPRSLEVAMAFYGMTILNVIPVSSAKAAELTKVFENTFRAVNIALVNELTLLCDRMELNVWEVLDAAFTKPFGIMPFYPGPGVGGHCIPLDPHYLEWKAKEHNFATRFIALAGEINRAMPRFVRHKAWRCLNEMGIAPSRSSILVIGAAYKKDIDDWRESPAIEVMALLVEDGAKVSYHDPHVPAFRDHGLDLVSVPLTPESLAAADLVMILTDHTAVDYDFVVNHARHVLDTRHATRGRSGSAVVTLL; encoded by the coding sequence ATGGCTGAGACCCTCGCCCCCGCCGCCGCCCTGCACCAGAGCCTGGTGCAAAAAATCCAGGACAAGACCGCGATCGTCGGCGTCGTCGGGTTGGGCTATGTCGGCTTGCCGTTCGCGGTCGAGAAGGCGAAAGTCGGGTTCCGCGTCGTCGGAATCGAGCAGAACCCCGCCCGCGCGGACAAGGTGAACCGCGGCGAGAACTACATCGGCGACGTGCACGACCACGAGCTGACCGAGTGCGTCGAAAAGGGGCTCATCACCGCGACGACCGACTTCAGCGGCGTCGCCGAGATGGACGTGGTGGTCGTCTGCGTCCCGACTCCGCTCAACAAGAACTTGGCACCGGACCTGCAGTACGTCGAGAGCGTCACGCGCGAGATCGCCAAGCACCTGCGCCCGGGCCAGCTCGTCAGCCTGGAGTCCACCACCTACCCCGGCACCTGCGAGGAGGTCATGCTCCCGATCCTCGAGCAAAGCGGGTTGAAGGTCGAGGAAGACTTCTACCTCGCCCACTCGCCCGAGCGCGTCGACCCCGGCAACAAGCGCTACACCACAAAGAACACGCACAAGGTGGTCGGTGGAGTCGGCCCGCGCTCGCTGGAGGTCGCGATGGCGTTCTACGGCATGACGATCCTCAACGTGATCCCGGTCAGCAGCGCGAAGGCGGCCGAGCTGACCAAGGTCTTCGAGAACACGTTCCGCGCCGTGAACATCGCGCTCGTGAACGAACTCACCCTCCTTTGCGACCGCATGGAGCTGAACGTCTGGGAGGTGTTGGACGCGGCCTTCACGAAGCCGTTCGGCATCATGCCGTTCTATCCCGGCCCCGGCGTCGGCGGACACTGCATCCCGCTCGACCCGCACTACCTGGAATGGAAGGCGAAGGAGCACAACTTCGCCACCCGCTTCATCGCACTCGCGGGCGAGATCAACCGCGCCATGCCCCGCTTCGTGCGGCACAAAGCGTGGAGGTGCCTGAACGAGATGGGCATCGCCCCCTCGCGATCCTCGATCCTCGTCATCGGCGCGGCCTATAAAAAGGACATCGACGACTGGCGCGAGTCGCCCGCCATCGAGGTGATGGCGCTGCTCGTCGAAGACGGCGCCAAGGTGAGCTACCACGATCCCCACGTGCCCGCCTTCCGCGACCACGGCCTTGACCTCGTCTCGGTTCCGCTGACTCCGGAAAGCCTTGCGGCTGCGGATCTCGTGATGATCCTAACCGACCACACCGCCGTCGACTACGACTTCGTCGTGAACCACGCCCGCCACGTCCTTGACACCCGCCATGCGACTCGTGGCCGTTCCGGTTCGGCTGTCGTGACGTTGCTGTAA
- a CDS encoding NAD(P)H-dependent oxidoreductase, with protein sequence MASLDLVVVYGSVRTERLGIRLARGVVKALEERGHKVTLIDPLEYRLPLLDKMWKQYGEGEAPEDLQRMHDVIVPADGFLIVTGEYNKAVPPALKNLLDHFLETWFWRPSGICSYSYGRFGGVRAASTLRQILAELGMPAVPSEINVPAVHKAFDEDGNPTDPDFAKWTKRFFEEFEWYAEAFKAQRAKGTPY encoded by the coding sequence ATGGCTAGTCTGGACCTTGTGGTCGTCTATGGTTCTGTCCGCACAGAGCGGCTGGGGATTCGCCTCGCGCGAGGGGTCGTCAAGGCGTTGGAAGAGCGCGGGCACAAGGTAACGCTCATCGACCCCCTTGAATACCGCCTCCCGTTGCTGGACAAGATGTGGAAGCAGTACGGCGAGGGCGAGGCGCCCGAGGACTTGCAGCGGATGCACGACGTGATCGTCCCTGCCGACGGCTTTCTCATCGTCACCGGCGAGTACAACAAGGCGGTCCCGCCCGCGCTGAAGAACCTGCTCGACCACTTTCTTGAGACCTGGTTCTGGCGGCCCTCGGGCATCTGCAGCTACTCCTATGGCAGATTCGGAGGCGTGCGCGCGGCCTCGACGCTCCGCCAAATCCTAGCCGAACTGGGCATGCCCGCCGTCCCCTCGGAGATCAACGTGCCGGCAGTCCACAAGGCCTTCGACGAAGACGGAAACCCCACCGACCCCGACTTCGCCAAGTGGACCAAGCGCTTCTTCGAGGAGTTCGAGTGGTACGCGGAAGCGTTCAAGGCGCAGCGGGCAAAGGGTACGCCCTACTAA
- a CDS encoding NAD(P)-dependent oxidoreductase, which translates to MRVFLTGGTGYIGGHLLKQLLESGHQVAVLARSEVALPPGAELVQGDLESPETYRTALEGQDALVHNAVVWPEEPGEWGAPDVCAGAALFHAAAEAGVRRMVFTSSTAVHRPFQERMSEADVLRPQDAYGATKAAGEAFLWAVAATYGVSATVVRPGPTVGPPATPGARFHCDRRLVAIAQGARQGDEIVVEPGARQFTCVQQLASVYGKLLEGEPRPGTFLAVDPEPATWEEVAQEAAFLAGTRPTVRVDGAPEPEHRFDVSRLATKLGVEIDSRPALRAHLAYLLKEACA; encoded by the coding sequence ATGCGTGTCTTCCTCACCGGTGGGACGGGCTACATCGGCGGCCATCTCTTGAAGCAGTTGCTGGAATCCGGGCATCAAGTGGCGGTGCTCGCGCGGAGCGAAGTGGCGCTGCCGCCGGGAGCGGAGCTGGTGCAGGGCGACCTGGAATCGCCCGAGACTTACCGGACCGCCCTTGAGGGGCAAGATGCCCTGGTCCACAACGCGGTCGTGTGGCCGGAAGAGCCCGGGGAGTGGGGGGCTCCGGACGTCTGCGCAGGCGCGGCGCTCTTCCATGCCGCGGCCGAAGCCGGCGTCCGGCGGATGGTCTTCACCTCGTCCACCGCCGTCCACCGCCCCTTCCAAGAGCGGATGAGCGAGGCGGACGTGCTGCGACCCCAGGACGCCTACGGAGCGACCAAGGCGGCAGGCGAGGCGTTCCTCTGGGCGGTGGCCGCGACCTACGGCGTCTCCGCCACGGTCGTGCGACCTGGCCCCACGGTCGGACCTCCCGCGACCCCTGGCGCGCGCTTCCATTGCGACCGGCGGCTTGTCGCCATCGCCCAGGGCGCCCGCCAGGGAGACGAGATCGTGGTCGAACCGGGCGCGCGGCAATTCACGTGCGTCCAGCAACTCGCCTCGGTCTACGGCAAACTCCTCGAGGGCGAGCCCAGGCCGGGCACCTTCCTCGCGGTCGACCCCGAACCCGCCACCTGGGAGGAGGTCGCCCAGGAAGCCGCTTTTCTAGCGGGGACGCGGCCGACCGTGCGGGTCGACGGCGCCCCAGAGCCTGAACACCGCTTTGACGTCTCGCGGCTCGCGACGAAGTTGGGCGTCGAGATCGATTCCCGGCCCGCCCTGCGCGCGCACCTGGCCTACCTTCTGAAGGAAGCCTGCGCCTAG
- a CDS encoding prepilin-type N-terminal cleavage/methylation domain-containing protein codes for MRRLAAFTLIELLVVIAIIAILAAILFPVFSQAKEAGKASSCLSNNKQLATAIQLYLGDNDDFFAQSLYSKQREMGGSGLDVLTLIITTDNDFFTVYDAHQPYTKSKEVQVCTSRQATVNLDNLFPWTFQIPTPPNVRFTEFTRRSSYGFNWALFQDPGIASLGGDDPTINSSQLEEPSKTTAFYDSFLLLPYTPEGDMMEGFKRPTLQELLRDGFFGGIIFPGAPRHADGFNISFADGHAKRYQRKGKIEGKSIKDCPNGQSECDTYTLPTDLSGIIGGVANT; via the coding sequence ATGCGTCGACTCGCCGCCTTTACTCTAATTGAGCTTCTGGTCGTTATCGCGATCATCGCCATCCTTGCCGCCATTCTCTTCCCTGTCTTCTCGCAGGCCAAGGAGGCGGGAAAAGCCTCGAGTTGCCTCTCCAACAACAAGCAGTTGGCCACGGCGATCCAGCTTTACCTGGGCGACAACGACGACTTTTTCGCCCAGAGCCTTTATAGCAAACAGCGTGAGATGGGCGGTAGCGGGCTCGACGTCCTGACGTTGATCATCACGACCGACAACGACTTTTTCACCGTCTACGACGCGCATCAGCCTTACACGAAGTCGAAAGAGGTGCAGGTCTGCACGTCTCGCCAGGCGACGGTGAACTTGGACAACCTCTTCCCGTGGACGTTCCAGATTCCCACGCCGCCCAACGTCCGCTTCACCGAGTTCACCCGGCGGAGTTCTTACGGCTTCAATTGGGCCCTCTTCCAAGACCCCGGCATCGCCTCGCTCGGCGGGGACGACCCCACCATAAACAGCAGCCAGCTCGAAGAACCGTCGAAGACCACCGCGTTCTACGACTCGTTCCTCTTGTTGCCGTACACGCCCGAAGGCGACATGATGGAAGGCTTCAAGCGCCCCACCCTGCAAGAGCTGCTTCGGGACGGCTTTTTCGGCGGCATAATCTTCCCGGGTGCGCCGCGCCACGCCGACGGGTTCAACATTTCGTTCGCCGATGGGCACGCCAAGCGGTACCAGAGAAAAGGCAAGATCGAGGGCAAGTCGATCAAGGACTGCCCGAACGGCCAAAGCGAGTGCGACACCTACACGCTACCGACCGACCTCTCCGGCATCATCGGCGGGGTCGCGAACACCTGA
- a CDS encoding YqaE/Pmp3 family membrane protein, with the protein MSWLRVIACILMPPLAVIDRGIRPLILTTILTFFGWIPGVVSALVHSSMVRRA; encoded by the coding sequence GTGTCTTGGCTCCGCGTGATCGCCTGTATCCTGATGCCGCCCCTGGCCGTGATCGACCGAGGGATCCGCCCCCTTATCCTCACCACCATCCTCACGTTCTTCGGCTGGATCCCGGGCGTCGTGAGCGCCCTGGTGCACTCTTCAATGGTGCGCCGGGCCTAG
- the uvrC gene encoding excinuclease ABC subunit UvrC: MPRAQSLPETVSEKLRGLPTRPGCYIYRDSKGEVLYVGKALNLRNRVRSYFQPSAKLGNRIARMVAKVCDLEWIVVDSEIEALVLECNLIKEHRPPYNVLMRDDKSYPYIIVTKEPYPRVLFTRNPKRWAAKAYGPYTSAWAVRDTLQLLHKTFPLIPCGKSWSGKADQRPCLYYHLKQCLGPCAGLSDKDEYDKIIAQVHKFLQGRESGLLADLRSQMAAYVEDLEFEQAAAVRDRIEAVEKVLTKQKVMSEDESDRDVIAVVKDDRGAAVQMLYIRGGRLIGQRQFVLDGSKDVAPGEAVQEFVKQYYSDAAEIPREVLLPVEIEERRIVESFLRQRRGGAVSVEVPQGGEGMRLIDMAASNAEQALKVMALELEQKELAAERAAEELAEALDLPTPPVRIEGYDISNVQGTAPVGSMVVAEAGEAAKGEYRRFKVKWSPESPDDFAMMHEVLYRRLKAYRDGDEKFSRLPDLIMIDGGKGQLGAALKARNELGLTVPMVGLAKKQEILYLPLEQPCSVLVDGEAESAKGYREVVLPMGSPGLELLKRLRDEAHRFALGYHRKVRDKRFQGSVLDEVPGIGPKKRRLLLRTFGSIEAIRRATVEEIAAVPTLTLRQAETVREFLRRD, translated from the coding sequence GTGCCACGGGCACAATCCCTCCCCGAGACCGTGAGCGAAAAGCTCCGCGGGTTGCCGACCCGTCCCGGCTGCTACATCTATCGCGATTCGAAAGGCGAGGTCCTTTACGTCGGTAAGGCCCTGAACCTTCGGAACCGCGTCCGGAGCTACTTCCAGCCGAGTGCAAAGTTAGGCAACCGCATCGCCCGCATGGTCGCCAAAGTTTGCGACCTGGAGTGGATCGTCGTGGACTCGGAGATTGAGGCCCTCGTGCTGGAATGCAACCTCATCAAAGAGCACCGGCCGCCTTACAACGTCCTGATGCGGGACGATAAGAGCTATCCGTACATCATCGTCACCAAGGAGCCCTATCCGCGGGTGCTCTTCACGCGCAACCCGAAGCGGTGGGCGGCGAAGGCTTATGGGCCTTACACCAGCGCCTGGGCCGTGCGCGATACGCTGCAACTCTTGCACAAGACCTTTCCCCTTATCCCTTGCGGAAAGAGCTGGAGCGGCAAGGCGGACCAGCGTCCCTGCCTCTATTACCACTTAAAGCAGTGCCTGGGCCCCTGCGCGGGCTTAAGCGATAAGGACGAGTACGACAAGATCATCGCCCAAGTGCATAAGTTCCTGCAAGGACGGGAGTCCGGGCTGCTCGCCGACCTTCGCAGCCAGATGGCCGCCTATGTCGAGGATTTGGAGTTCGAGCAAGCGGCCGCCGTCCGAGACCGCATCGAAGCGGTGGAAAAAGTTTTGACCAAGCAAAAAGTAATGTCCGAGGACGAAAGCGACCGCGACGTGATCGCGGTCGTCAAGGATGACCGCGGGGCCGCGGTGCAAATGCTTTACATCCGGGGCGGGCGGCTGATCGGGCAAAGACAGTTTGTTTTGGACGGCTCTAAGGACGTAGCCCCGGGCGAAGCCGTGCAGGAATTTGTCAAGCAGTATTACAGCGACGCCGCCGAAATCCCGCGCGAAGTGTTGTTACCGGTCGAGATCGAAGAGCGGCGTATTGTGGAGTCCTTCCTGCGCCAGCGCAGGGGCGGCGCCGTTTCGGTGGAAGTGCCCCAAGGGGGCGAGGGCATGCGGCTCATTGACATGGCCGCGTCGAACGCGGAGCAGGCTTTGAAGGTCATGGCGCTGGAGCTGGAGCAGAAAGAGCTTGCCGCCGAACGGGCGGCGGAAGAACTGGCGGAAGCGCTCGACCTGCCGACCCCGCCCGTCAGGATCGAGGGCTACGACATCTCGAACGTGCAGGGCACGGCGCCGGTGGGCTCGATGGTGGTCGCGGAGGCGGGGGAGGCGGCCAAGGGCGAGTACCGGCGGTTCAAGGTGAAATGGAGCCCGGAGAGCCCGGACGACTTCGCGATGATGCACGAAGTGCTCTATCGAAGGTTGAAGGCGTACCGCGACGGTGACGAGAAGTTCTCGCGCCTGCCCGACCTGATCATGATCGACGGCGGCAAGGGGCAGCTCGGCGCGGCCCTGAAGGCGCGCAACGAGCTCGGGTTGACGGTGCCGATGGTGGGGTTGGCGAAGAAGCAGGAGATCCTTTATCTGCCGCTGGAGCAGCCGTGCTCCGTGTTGGTGGACGGGGAGGCCGAATCGGCCAAGGGGTACCGCGAGGTCGTTCTGCCGATGGGATCGCCGGGTTTGGAGTTGCTGAAGCGGCTCCGGGACGAGGCGCACCGCTTCGCGCTGGGCTACCACCGCAAGGTCCGCGACAAGCGGTTCCAGGGTTCGGTGTTGGACGAGGTCCCCGGCATCGGGCCGAAGAAGCGGCGGCTTTTGTTGCGCACGTTCGGCTCGATCGAGGCGATCCGCCGGGCAACGGTGGAGGAGATCGCGGCGGTGCCGACCCTCACCCTGCGGCAGGCTGAGACGGTGCGGGAGTTTTTGCGGCGAGACTAG